The Plectropomus leopardus isolate mb chromosome 2, YSFRI_Pleo_2.0, whole genome shotgun sequence genome has a window encoding:
- the LOC121952645 gene encoding integrin alpha-5-like → MGTVPGLSPTRSWGKCHYSALVVPVVVVWVQLCAAFNLDTEQRVVFTGPPGSYFGYSVEFFSQSSSINVLIGAPKANTSQPNITEGGAVYLCPWSQANCSMIDFDKQGDRHFYINEVNTQVEFKSHQWFGATVRSHGNSVLACAPRYYWRTEHDTPFADVTGTCYLSVDSLKTFVEYAPCRTERHGPVGQGYCQGGFSADFTKDGRVVLGGPGSFYWQGQLISATTEEIVKAYYPSYFLLSVAGQIQTRQAQGSYDDSYLGYSVAGGEFSGDDEEDFITGVPKGLMLYGVVTILNGRDLKFLLNITGEQMGSYFGYAVAATDINNDGLDDLVVGAPMFMRRGFSGRLEELGKVYVYLQRGPLLLEPSQSHLLGQQAFSRFGTSLAPLGDLNQDGFNDMAIGCPYGGDDQHGLVLIYNGHAGGLMETPTQTLSGQWASSSFPASFGFSLRGNRDLDQNGYPDLIVGAFGVDKAVLYRARPIVSASASLTVQPTMFNQEEKTCELNTGNETITVSCVSIGFCLLANGKHLPSHLGFVVEVQLDSEKQNQKESIRRTLFLDSQQPSLLKTVSLVNGERLCHDTKIYLRGEEEFRDKLSPIYISLNYSLDPQAPVDQHGLRPILNYETEQRIEQKAQIQLDCGEDNICVPDLKLAVYGDRAEVYLGDENSLSLTFNARNEGEGGAYEAELYVVLPPEADYSGIARNNVSFTQLTCSYEAENQTRYLLCDLGNPMKSGTSLWAGLRFTVPRLKDTHNTVQFELQIRSKNANNSESEVVLFELEVAAMADVILQGVSRPDKVIFPPPNWRVSQSLREEQDVGPELQQVYELVNNGPSVVSLSTLEVKCPLRAHGHELLYPVEVVTEGPLSCSSKHTFNALKLKVQPPAAEGPTSLKSSTEHHIRKREVYTDLLAEQGNLTCSTVECWQLQCNVGLLERGASVILTVRSRLWAETFIERAYKQYVFECSVQYKVDKMPYAIPPKFRPSGSKKVVMAVMWNKPDSLFPVPVWIIILAILAGLILLALLIYLLYKMGFFKRSDPYGTTMEKAQLKPQASSEA, encoded by the exons TATCAACGTTTTGATCGGCGCTCCGAAAGCCAACACCAGCCAGCCCAACATCACTGAAGGAGGAGCAGTGTACTTGTGCCCCTGGAGCCAAGCTAACTGCAGCATGATCGACTTTGACAAGCAAG GCGATcgacatttttatataaatgagGTCAACACTCAGGTTGAGTTCAAGTCCCATCAGTGGTTCGGAGCTACTGTGCGTTCCCATGGTAACAGTGTCCTG GCTTGTGCTCCGAGGTATTACTGGAGGACGGAACATGACACACCCTTCGCTGATGTCACAGGAACCTGCTACCTCTCTGTAGACAGTCTCAAAACATTTGTGGAGTACGCCCCCTGTCGAACAG AAAGACATGGACCTGTTGGACAGGGCTACTGCCAAGGGGGATTTAGTGCCGACTTCACCAAG GATGGGAGGGTTGTGCTTGGAGGACCAGGCAGCTTTTACTGGCAAG GTCAGCTGATCTCAGCAACCACAGAGGAGATTGTTAAGGCCTACTACCCCTCGTACTTCCTGCTGTCAGTCGCCGGGCAGATTCAGACACGACAGGCGCAGGGGAGCTATGATGACAGTTACCTGG GTTACTCTGTGGCTGGTGGCGAGTTCAGTGGGGATGATGAGGAAG ATTTCATCACAGGAGTTCCAAAAGGACTCATGCTGTATGGTGTA GTGACCATATTAAATGGAAGGGATCTGAAGTTTCTGCTCAACATAACAGGGGAGCAG ATGGGGTCCTACTTTGGGTACGCGGTGGCAGCCACCGACATCAACAACGATGG TTTGGATGACCTGGTGGTGGGAGCTCCAATGTTCATGCGTCGAGGGTTCAGTGGGCgtctggaggagctggggaagGTGTATGTGTACCTCCAGAGAGGCCCTCTGCTGCTGGAGCCGAGCCAGTCCCACCTCCTGGGTCAACAGGCCTTCAGCCGCTTCGGTACCTCGCTGGCTCCTCTAGGTGATCTCAACCAGGATGGATTCAATG ACATGGCTATCGGCTGTCCCTATGGAGGAGACGACCAGCATGGATTGGTTCTCATTTATAACGGTCATGCCGGAGGCCTGATGGAAACGCCCACACAGACCCTCTCTGGCCAATGGGCTTCCAGCTCTTTCCCTGCCAGTTTTGGCTTTTCCCTGCGAGGTAACAGAGATCTGGATCAAAACGGCTACCCAG ATCTGATTGTTGGTGCTTTTGGGGTTGATAAAGCAGTGCTATACAG GGCTCGGCCGATAGTGAGTGCCAGCGCGTCTCTTACAGTGCAGCCGACCATGTTCAACCAGGAAGAGAAGACTTGTGAGCTAAACACAGGGAATGAAACCATCACTGTGTCTTG TGTCAGCATCGGTTTCTGCCTGCTGGCTAATGGGAAGCACCTCCCCTCTCATCTAG GATTTGTGGTTGAGGTTCAGCTGGACAGCGAGAAGCAGAACCAGAAGGAGTCCATCAGGAGGACGCTGTTCCTGGACAGCCAGCAGCCCAGTCTCCTGAAGACTGTTAGCCTCGTCAACGGAGAACGCTTGTGCCATGACACCAAGATCTATCTGCGG GGTGAAGAGGAGTTTCGGGATAAACTCTCTCCTATTTACATCAGCTTGAACTACAGTCTGGATCCTCAGGCCCCAGTGGACCAGCATGGCCTCAGGCCAATCCTGAATTATGAGACAGAACAGCGTATAGAACAGAAG gCCCAGATTCAACTCGATTGCGGAGAGGACAACATCTGCGTCCCTGACCTCAAGCTGGCTGTTTATGG TGACAGAGCAGAGGTTTACCTGGGTGATGAAAACTCCTTAAGTCTGACGTTCAACGCCAGGaatgagggagagggaggggcgTACGAGGCGGAGCTTTATGTGGTGCTTCCCCCAGAGGCTGACTACAGCGGGATAGCACGCAACAATGTG AGCTTCACTCAGCTGACATGCAGCTATGAGGCAGAAAACCAGACCCGCTATCTTCTGTGTGATCTGGGAAACCCCATGAAGTCTGGTACCAGT TTATGGGCCGGCCTTCGGTTCACTGTGCCCAGACTGAAGGACACTCACAATACTGTACAGTTTGAGCTCCAAATACGAAG TAAAAATGCTAATAACTCAGAGAGCGAAGTTGTACTGTTTGAGCTGGAGGTGGCAGCTATGGCTGACGTCATCCTGCAAGG TGTCTCTCGCCCAGACAAAGTCATCTTTCCCCCGCCCAACTGGAGAGTTAGTCAGAGTCTGAGGGAAGAGCAGGACGTCGGCCCTGAGCTTCAGCAGGTCTATGAG TTGGTGAATAACGGTCCCAGTGTGGTCAGCCTGTCCACATTAGAGGTCAAGTGTCCTCTGAGGGCTCACGGCCACGAGCTGCTCTACCCTGTGGAGGTGGTCACTGAGGGGCCGCTCAGCTGCTCCTCCAAACACACCTTCAATGCACTGAAACTCAag GTCCAGCCTCCTGCAGCAGAGGGGCCCACGTCACTGAAATCCAGCACGGAGCACCACATCCGGAAGAGAGAGGTGTACACAGATCTTCTGGCGGAACAAGGAAACCTG ACGTGTTCGACGGTGGAGTGCTGGCAGCTGCAGTGTAACGTCGGTCTGCTGGAGAGAGGTGCCAGCGTTATCTTGACTGTACGCTCCAGACTGTGGGCTGAAACCTTCATCGAG CGGGCCTATAAGCAGTATGTTTTTGAGTGCTCTGTTCAGTACAAGGTAGACAAGATGCCTTATGCCATTCCTCCTAAATTCAGGCCATCAGGATCCAAAAAG GTGGTGATGGCTGTAATGTGGAACAAGCCAGACAGTCTGTTTCCTGTTCCAGTGTGGATCATCATCCTGGCTATTCTAGCCGGGTTGATATTACTCGCCCTGCTAATATATCTTCTATACAAG ATGGGCTTCTTTAAAAGGTCAGATCCGTACGGGACAACCATGGAGAAGGCCCAGCTCAAACCCCAGGCGTCCTCTGAGGCTTAG